A window from Cryptomeria japonica chromosome 1, Sugi_1.0, whole genome shotgun sequence encodes these proteins:
- the LOC131060096 gene encoding TMV resistance protein N-like gives MHSYNDPTCSLPTSLCLPPMECNQPCERSYNNPKCVLLVTAENNECLHSSWVPNYDVFLNHRGAYVKESIGSLIFYNLENKGLKVFFDKNSIQVGSKIRQSLEDAIYSASLHIVIIFANYAESSWCLKEFNLIFKTGAPIVPVFCGEEPSEIRMKDKDGMYARAFQKHRQSGNFESHTIEEWRKALDEVSYIKGYNVGVITLV, from the coding sequence ATGCATTCTTACAATGATCCAACATGTTCTTTGCCCACCTCTCTTTGTCTTCCACCCATGGAATGTAATCAGCCCTGTGAGCGTTCTTATAATAACCCTAAATGTGTTCTTCTTGTCACAGCTGAAAATAACGAGTGTCTGCATTCTTCGTGGGTTCCAAATTATGACGTATTTCTTAACCATCGTGGTGCATATGTGAAGGAAAGCATAGGTAGCCTAATATTTTATAATCTTGAGAATAAGGGATTGAAGGTCTTCTTTGACAAGAATTCAATCCAAGTTGGAAGCAAAATACGTCAGTCACTAGAGGACGCTATTTACTCTGCATCTCTACATATTGTCATTATTTTTGCTAACTATGCAGAGTCGAGTTGGTGCTTGAAAGAGTTCAATCTGATCTTCAAGACTGGAGCTCCCATCGTACCAGTATTTTGTGGAGAAGAGCCTTCGGAAATTCGAATGAAAGATAAAGATGGTATGTATGCTCGAGCCTTCCAAAAGCATAGGCAATCTGGGAATTTCGAGTCTCATACAATTGAAGAATGGAGGAAGGCACTTGATGAGGTTTCATATATTAAAGGCTATAATGTTGGTGTTATTACATtagtttag